In Microbacterium galbinum, a single window of DNA contains:
- a CDS encoding sugar-binding transcriptional regulator produces the protein MQDKTMEVIARELGTSRSSVSRLLSYARESGLVDIRINSPLERLGMLEQRIRDRHRIVAHVVPMPEIVSEVERLERVALTAGRLLSQFVDSNMIIGVAWGSTISAVSRGLTQKETHNTTFVQLNGAGNTQTSGVEYSSDILQRFGSAFGAQVQQFPVPAFFDDPATREAMWRERSTRRVLDLQSKMDIAVFSLGSPAAEVPSRVYVGGYLGRDDYRSLREDHAIGDVATVFFRADGSWKDIRLNARATGPTLDRLRRVPRRVCVVSGIPKLASLRAAIAADLITDVVLDEGLARRLAED, from the coding sequence ATGCAGGACAAGACGATGGAGGTCATCGCGCGCGAGCTCGGCACCTCCCGCTCATCGGTATCTCGTCTTCTGAGCTACGCCCGGGAGAGCGGTTTGGTCGACATCCGCATCAATTCGCCTCTCGAGCGGCTCGGCATGCTCGAGCAGCGGATCCGCGATCGCCATCGCATCGTGGCGCACGTCGTTCCCATGCCCGAGATCGTCAGCGAGGTCGAGCGCCTGGAACGGGTGGCGTTGACCGCGGGACGACTGCTGTCACAGTTCGTCGACTCGAACATGATCATCGGCGTGGCGTGGGGGTCGACCATCAGTGCGGTCAGTCGCGGCCTCACGCAGAAGGAGACGCACAACACGACATTCGTGCAGTTGAACGGTGCGGGCAACACCCAGACCAGCGGTGTCGAGTACTCGAGCGACATCCTCCAGCGCTTCGGCAGCGCGTTCGGTGCGCAGGTGCAGCAGTTCCCGGTGCCGGCGTTCTTCGACGACCCGGCGACGCGCGAGGCGATGTGGCGGGAGCGGAGCACACGGCGTGTGCTCGACCTGCAGTCGAAAATGGACATCGCGGTCTTCAGTCTCGGATCGCCCGCGGCCGAGGTGCCGAGCCGGGTGTACGTCGGCGGATACCTCGGGCGCGACGACTATCGGAGCCTGCGCGAGGACCATGCGATCGGAGACGTCGCGACCGTCTTCTTCCGCGCCGACGGCTCCTGGAAGGACATCCGTCTCAATGCGCGGGCGACCGGCCCGACACTCGATCGCCTGCGACGCGTACCCCGACGGGTCTGCGTCGTGTCCGGCATCCCCAAGCTCGCCAGCCTCCGTGCGGCGATCGCCGCGGATCTGATCACCGATGTGGTCCTCGACGAGGGACTCGCGCGCCGCCTGGCGGAGGACTGA
- a CDS encoding class I SAM-dependent methyltransferase has protein sequence MIDRALADSFQTIGADYDRYRPGFPDAAADLILPVRVGAVLDLGAGTGKFTELLIGRATSVQAVEPSEPMLDVLRAKLVDVTAHLGTAESIPLSDASVDAVTVAQAFHWFEREAACAEIVRILAPGGVLGLVWNHSDPACTWDRAAHRIAHPAVGADDQTTGSAVEDLPGFEFDSRAVIAWSENISRDDYLRRWGTISSVLVADRRSKTEMLAAIETVLDDAPETSGRAELVLPQLTEVYRYRRTA, from the coding sequence ATGATCGATCGCGCGCTCGCGGATTCCTTCCAAACCATCGGAGCGGACTACGACCGCTACCGACCGGGCTTCCCGGATGCCGCCGCCGACCTGATCCTGCCGGTGCGGGTCGGGGCGGTGCTGGACCTCGGTGCCGGAACCGGCAAGTTCACCGAGCTTCTGATCGGTCGCGCGACCTCCGTCCAGGCAGTCGAGCCGTCCGAACCGATGCTCGACGTGCTGCGGGCGAAGCTGGTCGATGTGACGGCGCATCTCGGCACGGCCGAGAGCATCCCCCTCTCCGACGCCTCCGTCGACGCGGTCACGGTGGCGCAGGCGTTCCACTGGTTCGAGCGCGAGGCGGCGTGTGCCGAGATCGTTCGCATTCTGGCGCCCGGTGGTGTCCTCGGGCTGGTCTGGAACCACTCCGATCCCGCCTGCACCTGGGACCGTGCTGCTCACCGCATCGCTCATCCGGCAGTGGGCGCCGACGATCAGACGACCGGGAGTGCCGTCGAGGATCTTCCCGGCTTCGAGTTCGACTCGCGTGCGGTGATCGCGTGGTCCGAGAACATCTCACGTGATGACTACCTGCGTCGGTGGGGCACGATCAGCAGTGTCCTCGTCGCCGACCGCCGATCGAAGACCGAGATGCTCGCGGCGATCGAAACGGTCCTCGACGACGCCCCCGAGACGAGTGGGCGGGCGGAGCTGGTTCTCCCGCAGCTCACCGAGGTGTACAGGTACCGCCGGACGGCGTGA
- a CDS encoding MFS transporter permease, with product MWLRRAFFRWLLPAAFLLPLWLLVGWGVFQGGWAILWVLFIAIPSVFLGQLLLTLLTRSRPSVRADRAVSWWDVAGFTLWHGLTIAVGCFIPGVFPWLLTAAVIVGLALVWLQGWQLWSEAKGSGARFRETIAWSSFPASDDASPEPRPREVIIVQEKDPLG from the coding sequence ATGTGGTTGCGACGGGCGTTCTTCCGCTGGCTCCTGCCGGCGGCCTTCCTCCTGCCCCTTTGGCTCCTCGTCGGATGGGGAGTGTTCCAGGGCGGATGGGCCATCCTCTGGGTACTGTTCATCGCGATCCCGTCGGTGTTCCTGGGCCAGCTCCTCCTCACCCTCCTCACTCGTTCGCGACCGTCGGTGCGCGCCGACCGTGCCGTGTCGTGGTGGGACGTGGCAGGGTTCACGCTCTGGCACGGTCTCACGATCGCGGTCGGATGCTTCATCCCCGGGGTCTTCCCGTGGTTGCTGACCGCCGCGGTGATCGTCGGCCTCGCACTCGTCTGGTTGCAGGGGTGGCAGCTCTGGAGCGAGGCCAAGGGCAGCGGGGCTCGGTTCCGCGAGACGATCGCCTGGTCCTCGTTCCCGGCATCCGATGACGCATCACCGGAGCCTCGCCCGCGCGAGGTCATCATCGTGCAGGAGAAGGACCCGCTCGGCTGA
- the rimM gene encoding ribosome maturation factor RimM (Essential for efficient processing of 16S rRNA): protein MSRTTDVVPQDTPQGKNQLRVGRLVKAHGLKGGLKLELYTDNPERRFVTGAEFTLQVPEASPWHGKTITVREYRVMNGNPVAFFDDVDDRTAAEGLVRAILWIDQDVDETEDDAWFDHQLVGLDVVRDGNVVGRVQRIEHFPAQDLLIVKSGEKEIMVPFVSAIVPTVDVAAGRVIVTPPPGLFEELPDADDDSAAAEEPLAAEDSPAAE from the coding sequence ATGTCGCGGACGACTGACGTGGTGCCGCAGGACACCCCACAGGGCAAGAACCAGCTCCGGGTGGGGCGCCTCGTGAAGGCCCATGGCCTCAAGGGCGGGCTCAAGCTCGAGCTGTACACCGACAACCCGGAGCGTCGCTTCGTCACGGGAGCCGAGTTCACGTTGCAGGTGCCCGAGGCATCTCCGTGGCACGGCAAGACGATCACCGTGCGCGAGTACCGGGTGATGAACGGCAACCCGGTCGCCTTCTTCGACGACGTCGACGACCGCACCGCCGCCGAAGGCCTCGTGCGGGCCATCCTCTGGATCGACCAGGACGTCGACGAGACCGAGGACGACGCGTGGTTCGACCACCAGCTCGTGGGCCTCGATGTCGTCCGTGACGGCAACGTGGTCGGACGCGTCCAGCGCATCGAGCACTTCCCGGCGCAGGATCTCCTCATCGTCAAGTCCGGTGAGAAGGAGATCATGGTGCCGTTCGTCTCGGCGATCGTTCCGACCGTCGACGTCGCTGCCGGTCGAGTGATCGTCACCCCGCCGCCCGGGCTCTTCGAGGAACTTCCGGATGCCGACGACGACTCGGCGGCGGCCGAGGAACCGCTCGCAGCCGAGGATTCCCCAGCGGCCGAGTAG
- the trmD gene encoding tRNA (guanosine(37)-N1)-methyltransferase TrmD has translation MRIDVLSIFPSYFDGLTLSLLGKARDAGILDLNVHDLRDWTSDRHRTVDDTPYGGGAGMVMKPEPWGLALDEVAAATERPTIIFPSPAGEVFTQATARDLATREHLVFGCGRYEGIDERVFEYAAALGEVRLISLGDYVLNGGEVATMAMIEAIGRLVPGVVGNPESLVEESHEDGLLEYPSYTKPAVWRERAVPEVLLSGNHARIAQWRRDQQFERTRARRPDLLADDAD, from the coding sequence GTGCGCATCGACGTCCTCTCCATCTTTCCGTCGTACTTCGACGGTCTCACGCTCTCCCTGCTCGGCAAGGCGCGCGATGCGGGCATCCTCGACCTGAACGTCCACGACCTCCGAGACTGGACGTCGGATCGTCACCGCACCGTCGACGACACCCCGTACGGCGGGGGTGCCGGAATGGTGATGAAGCCAGAGCCCTGGGGGCTCGCGCTCGACGAGGTCGCCGCGGCCACCGAACGTCCGACGATCATCTTCCCTTCGCCGGCCGGTGAGGTCTTCACGCAGGCCACCGCGCGCGATCTCGCGACGCGCGAGCACCTCGTCTTCGGCTGCGGCCGGTACGAGGGCATCGACGAGCGGGTCTTCGAGTACGCCGCGGCGCTCGGTGAAGTCCGCCTGATCAGTCTCGGCGACTACGTGCTCAACGGCGGCGAGGTGGCGACGATGGCGATGATCGAGGCCATCGGACGCCTGGTGCCGGGAGTCGTCGGCAATCCCGAGAGCCTGGTCGAGGAATCGCACGAGGACGGCCTGCTGGAGTACCCCTCGTACACGAAGCCGGCGGTCTGGCGGGAGCGCGCCGTTCCGGAGGTGCTCCTCAGCGGGAACCATGCGCGCATCGCGCAGTGGCGCCGTGATCAGCAGTTCGAGCGCACGCGAGCGCGTCGACCGGACCTGCTCGCCGACGACGCCGACTGA
- the lepB gene encoding signal peptidase I, producing MTSEPSAAPATGTRRRRGLLVFLRDVLIIILIAALVSFVVKTFIVRSFYIPSASMERTLMVNDRILVDELTPRWTGYERGDVVVFQDPGGWLGDQPQPPASPPLVQAIDGVLTFIGISASDSQDHLVKRIIGLPGDHVVCCNALGQITINGAPIDELDYLNLPEGNTAASNEPFDVVVPEDSLWLLGDNRTRSRDSRAHQELPSGGFVPVSNVVGKAFLTTWPFGRIGAIDGHHQAFDSVPDEE from the coding sequence ATGACCTCTGAACCCTCCGCCGCGCCCGCCACGGGCACGAGGCGGCGCCGTGGACTGCTGGTCTTCCTGCGCGATGTGCTGATCATCATCCTGATCGCCGCGCTCGTCTCGTTCGTGGTCAAGACCTTCATCGTCCGCTCGTTCTACATCCCCTCGGCATCCATGGAGCGCACGCTCATGGTCAACGACCGCATCCTGGTCGATGAGCTCACGCCGCGATGGACGGGGTACGAGCGCGGGGACGTGGTGGTGTTCCAGGACCCGGGCGGATGGCTCGGCGACCAGCCGCAGCCGCCGGCATCCCCTCCGCTCGTGCAGGCGATCGACGGCGTGCTGACCTTCATCGGGATCTCCGCCTCCGATTCGCAGGACCATCTCGTCAAGCGCATCATCGGCCTCCCTGGCGATCACGTCGTGTGCTGCAACGCACTCGGACAGATCACGATCAACGGCGCTCCGATCGACGAGCTCGACTACCTGAACCTGCCTGAAGGGAACACCGCGGCGTCGAACGAACCTTTCGACGTCGTCGTGCCAGAGGACTCGCTGTGGCTGCTCGGCGACAATCGCACTCGGTCGCGGGACTCGCGAGCGCATCAGGAACTTCCCAGCGGCGGCTTCGTCCCGGTGTCGAATGTCGTGGGGAAGGCCTTCCTGACGACCTGGCCGTTCGGGCGGATCGGGGCGATCGACGGACACCACCAAGCCTTCGACAGCGTTCCGGACGAAGAATGA
- the map gene encoding type I methionyl aminopeptidase: MIELRTPAEIDEMRAAGRFVAETLATLRSDTKVGTNLLSIDRRAHDLIRQRGAESCYIDYHPSFGASPFGKVICTSVNDAVLHGLPHDYTLRDGDLVSLDFAVSVDGWVADSAVSFVVGTPRDEDLRLIETTERALDAAIAAAVVGNRIGDISASVAAVAHGEGYSINTDFGGHGVGRTMHGDPHVANDGRAGRGFPLRDGLVLALEPWFLATTDELVTDPDGWTLRSVDGSRGAHSEHTVAITADGPIVLTDRSFLGVD, encoded by the coding sequence ATGATCGAACTGCGCACCCCTGCCGAGATCGACGAGATGCGCGCAGCCGGCCGCTTCGTCGCGGAGACGCTGGCCACACTGCGCTCCGACACGAAGGTCGGGACCAACCTCCTCTCCATCGACCGTCGCGCCCATGACCTGATCCGTCAGCGCGGTGCCGAGTCCTGCTACATCGACTACCACCCGTCCTTCGGTGCGAGCCCGTTCGGGAAGGTCATCTGCACATCCGTGAACGACGCAGTGCTTCACGGGCTCCCCCACGACTACACGTTGCGTGACGGCGACCTCGTCTCGCTCGACTTCGCCGTATCCGTCGACGGATGGGTGGCCGACTCCGCCGTGTCGTTCGTGGTCGGCACCCCGCGCGACGAGGACCTCCGGCTGATCGAGACGACGGAGCGCGCACTGGATGCTGCCATCGCCGCGGCCGTCGTCGGCAACCGGATCGGCGACATCTCGGCATCCGTCGCAGCCGTCGCCCATGGCGAGGGGTACTCGATCAACACGGACTTCGGCGGGCACGGAGTGGGCCGCACGATGCACGGCGACCCCCACGTCGCGAACGACGGTCGCGCCGGACGCGGATTCCCGCTCCGCGACGGACTCGTGCTCGCACTCGAGCCCTGGTTCCTCGCGACGACCGACGAGCTGGTCACCGACCCCGACGGCTGGACTCTGCGCAGCGTCGACGGTTCGCGCGGCGCGCACTCGGAGCACACCGTCGCGATCACCGCGGACGGACCCATCGTGCTGACCGACCGATCGTTCCTCGGGGTCGACTGA
- a CDS encoding glutamate--cysteine ligase, which produces MTLEFAPSARSTVGLEWEIMLADPASGDLAGRAPELLAVLEEQSASERHTVTGELLTNTIEVTSGVGESVAHAVDDIARAISAVRGATDPIGIELLSAGSHPFAQWYDQQVTDKTRYHTLIERTQWWGRNMMIWGIHVHVGVDDHRKVFPIINALTAYLPHLQALAASSPFWAGERTGYASNRALVFQQLPTAGLPWPLHDWAQFESYMDDMVRTGVMKDASEVRWDIRPAPRWGTIEVRACDGMSTLPELAAVASLVQVLVEHFSRELDEGRPLSALPSWFHRENKWRAARYGLDARVIVDDSGAQRDVRDHLAETLDELAPVARALGCEREFGSVGTILRDGASYARQVAVADAAEGDLGEVVQHLIREFRSGPEASTHET; this is translated from the coding sequence GTGACGCTCGAGTTCGCCCCCTCAGCCCGCTCCACCGTCGGCCTGGAGTGGGAGATCATGCTCGCCGATCCGGCGTCCGGTGATCTGGCCGGACGAGCGCCCGAACTCCTCGCCGTTCTCGAGGAACAGAGCGCGAGCGAGCGCCACACCGTCACCGGTGAGCTCCTCACCAACACGATCGAGGTCACGAGCGGCGTCGGCGAGTCCGTCGCCCACGCCGTCGACGACATCGCCCGGGCGATCTCCGCGGTGCGCGGGGCCACCGACCCGATCGGGATCGAGTTGCTGTCGGCGGGCAGCCACCCGTTCGCGCAGTGGTACGACCAGCAGGTCACCGATAAGACGAGGTACCACACGCTGATCGAGCGCACGCAGTGGTGGGGCCGCAACATGATGATCTGGGGCATTCACGTGCACGTCGGCGTCGATGACCATCGCAAGGTGTTCCCGATCATCAACGCGCTCACCGCGTACCTCCCTCACCTGCAGGCACTCGCGGCATCGAGTCCGTTCTGGGCCGGGGAGCGCACCGGGTACGCCTCCAATCGCGCGCTGGTGTTCCAGCAGCTGCCGACCGCCGGGCTCCCCTGGCCTCTACACGATTGGGCGCAGTTCGAGTCGTACATGGACGACATGGTGCGCACCGGCGTGATGAAGGATGCCTCCGAGGTCCGCTGGGACATCCGCCCCGCACCCCGCTGGGGAACGATCGAGGTGCGCGCCTGCGACGGGATGTCGACGCTCCCCGAACTCGCCGCGGTCGCCTCGCTCGTGCAGGTCCTCGTCGAGCACTTCTCGCGAGAACTCGACGAGGGACGCCCGCTGTCCGCCCTGCCCTCCTGGTTCCACCGCGAGAACAAATGGCGCGCGGCCCGCTACGGACTCGACGCGCGGGTGATCGTCGACGACTCCGGCGCGCAGCGCGACGTGCGGGATCACCTCGCCGAGACCCTCGACGAACTCGCGCCCGTAGCACGAGCGCTCGGGTGCGAACGGGAGTTCGGCAGCGTCGGCACGATCCTGCGCGACGGAGCCAGTTATGCGCGGCAGGTGGCCGTGGCGGACGCCGCCGAGGGCGACCTCGGAGAGGTCGTGCAGCACCTCATCCGCGAGTTCCGCTCCGGCCCGGAGGCCTCGACCCACGAAACCTGA
- a CDS encoding RNA-binding protein, whose protein sequence is MLAAALEHIVKGIVDHPEDVRITASTSPRGDLLEVRVHPDDRGRVIGRGGRTAKALRTLVAALADGRRVRVDVADD, encoded by the coding sequence GTGCTCGCCGCCGCGCTCGAACACATCGTCAAGGGGATCGTCGATCACCCGGAGGATGTGCGCATCACCGCATCCACGTCGCCGCGAGGCGATCTCCTCGAGGTGCGCGTGCACCCCGATGATCGTGGACGCGTGATCGGGCGCGGCGGCCGCACCGCCAAGGCACTCCGCACGCTCGTCGCCGCCCTGGCCGACGGCCGTCGCGTGCGCGTCGATGTCGCGGACGACTGA
- the rplS gene encoding 50S ribosomal protein L19: protein MQILDAVDAASLRSDIPDFFPGDTVKVHVNITEGSRSRIQVFQGVVIGRSGDGVRETFTVRKISFQVGVERTFPVHSPVIDHIEVVTRGDVRRAKLYYLRQLRGKKAKIKEKRDR, encoded by the coding sequence ATGCAGATCCTCGACGCCGTAGACGCGGCTTCCCTCCGTTCGGACATTCCGGACTTCTTCCCCGGTGACACCGTCAAGGTGCACGTCAACATTACCGAGGGCAGCCGCTCGCGTATCCAGGTCTTCCAGGGCGTCGTCATCGGCCGCTCGGGCGACGGCGTGCGCGAGACCTTCACGGTCCGCAAGATCAGCTTCCAGGTCGGCGTCGAGCGTACCTTCCCGGTGCACTCGCCGGTGATCGACCACATCGAGGTCGTCACCCGCGGTGACGTCCGTCGCGCGAAGCTCTACTACCTGCGCCAGCTGCGTGGCAAGAAGGCGAAGATCAAGGAGAAGCGCGACCGCTGA
- the rpsP gene encoding 30S ribosomal protein S16, with protein sequence MAVKIRLKRLGKIRAPYYRIVVADSRTKRDGRVIEEIGKYHPTEEPSFIEVDSERAQYWLSVGAQPTEQVAAILKITGDWGKFKGDADAKSTLKVAEPKAAFEVDSSKKSVVKPKAEKKVEAPAEEAPAADADAEAAEAPAADAE encoded by the coding sequence GTGGCTGTCAAGATTCGTCTCAAGCGCCTGGGCAAGATCCGTGCGCCGTACTACCGCATCGTCGTCGCCGACTCGCGCACCAAGCGCGATGGTCGCGTGATCGAGGAGATCGGCAAGTACCACCCCACCGAGGAGCCCTCGTTCATCGAGGTCGACTCCGAGCGTGCGCAGTACTGGCTCTCCGTCGGCGCGCAGCCGACCGAGCAGGTCGCCGCGATCCTCAAGATCACGGGCGACTGGGGCAAGTTCAAGGGCGACGCCGACGCGAAGTCGACCCTCAAGGTCGCCGAGCCGAAGGCCGCCTTCGAGGTCGATTCCTCGAAGAAGTCCGTCGTCAAGCCCAAGGCGGAGAAGAAGGTGGAGGCTCCCGCTGAGGAGGCTCCCGCCGCCGACGCCGACGCGGAGGCCGCCGAGGCTCCCGCCGCCGACGCAGAGTAA
- a CDS encoding YifB family Mg chelatase-like AAA ATPase gives MSTTRTWAVAITGVDGHMVEVEADLSNQTPEFKIIGLPDKSLGEAVQRVHSACKNSGLDLPRRRMTVNLSPASLPKHGSGFDLAVAVATLAAGDAISPRSIRDTVHVGELGLDGRVRPVAGVLPAVFAAARAGFERVIVPQANAAEARLVTGIEVRGARSLAEVAVWHGADVEIPEVPIEEPPAVEEEPSDSLDLADIVGQESAVEALVVAAAGGHHMLLSGPPGAGKTMLARRLPGILPPLTEGEALEVASIRSLMGDRVACLDRTPPIEAPHHSASVAALVGGGSRVARPGAIVRAHRGVLFLDEAAEFSRVALDALRQPLESGAIEVIRSGFTARFPARFQLLLAMNPCPCGNYGVRGAECTCPAQAIRRYATRLSGPLRDRIDIELRVARVAASRATAGGRSEFSTAAARQRVADARGRAAARWTGTPWSRNADIPGTWLRQGEFRLDSADRQPLDRALERGALTLRGYDRVLRLAWTMADLAGLARPRPDEIGRALLLKRGMTP, from the coding sequence ATGAGCACCACACGCACCTGGGCGGTCGCCATCACAGGGGTGGACGGGCACATGGTCGAGGTCGAGGCGGACCTCTCGAACCAGACGCCGGAGTTCAAGATCATCGGGCTGCCCGACAAGTCGCTCGGAGAGGCGGTGCAGCGCGTGCACAGCGCATGCAAGAACTCCGGACTCGACCTCCCGCGGCGAAGGATGACGGTGAATCTCTCGCCGGCCAGCCTGCCGAAGCACGGATCGGGCTTCGACCTCGCGGTCGCCGTCGCGACACTCGCTGCGGGGGATGCGATCTCCCCGCGATCGATCCGGGACACCGTGCACGTCGGCGAGCTCGGTCTCGACGGTCGCGTTCGACCGGTGGCCGGAGTGCTCCCCGCGGTGTTCGCGGCCGCGAGGGCAGGCTTCGAGCGCGTGATCGTGCCCCAGGCCAACGCCGCCGAAGCGCGACTGGTGACCGGGATCGAGGTCCGCGGGGCGCGCTCGCTCGCGGAGGTGGCGGTCTGGCACGGGGCGGATGTCGAGATCCCCGAGGTGCCCATCGAAGAACCGCCCGCCGTGGAGGAGGAACCGAGCGACTCGCTCGACCTCGCGGACATCGTGGGGCAGGAGTCGGCGGTCGAGGCGCTCGTGGTCGCCGCAGCGGGCGGGCACCACATGCTCCTCAGCGGTCCCCCTGGCGCCGGCAAGACGATGCTCGCGCGACGTCTCCCCGGAATCCTTCCACCGCTCACCGAAGGCGAAGCACTCGAGGTCGCCTCGATCCGCTCGCTGATGGGTGACCGAGTGGCGTGCCTCGACCGGACCCCACCGATCGAGGCACCGCATCACAGCGCATCCGTCGCCGCACTGGTCGGCGGCGGATCGCGGGTGGCGCGTCCCGGCGCGATCGTGCGCGCCCATCGCGGCGTGCTGTTCCTCGACGAGGCGGCCGAGTTCTCGAGGGTGGCTCTGGACGCGCTTCGCCAGCCGCTCGAATCCGGCGCGATCGAGGTGATCCGTTCGGGGTTCACCGCACGGTTCCCCGCGCGCTTCCAACTCCTGCTCGCGATGAATCCGTGTCCGTGCGGCAATTACGGCGTGCGCGGCGCGGAATGCACCTGCCCGGCGCAGGCGATCAGACGATATGCGACCCGGCTCTCGGGACCCCTCCGCGACCGTATCGACATCGAGTTGCGTGTCGCGAGAGTGGCTGCATCGCGCGCGACCGCAGGTGGCCGCTCCGAATTCTCGACGGCCGCCGCTCGACAACGCGTCGCCGATGCGCGGGGTCGTGCCGCCGCGAGGTGGACGGGGACGCCGTGGTCGCGGAACGCCGACATCCCGGGGACGTGGCTCCGGCAGGGGGAGTTCCGCCTGGACTCCGCGGATCGTCAGCCGCTCGATCGCGCACTCGAGCGGGGAGCGCTGACCCTGCGCGGCTACGACAGGGTGTTGCGGTTGGCGTGGACGATGGCCGACCTCGCCGGACTCGCGCGTCCTCGACCGGATGAGATCGGTCGAGCGCTGCTCCTCAAGAGGGGGATGACGCCGTGA
- a CDS encoding DUF2469 family protein, which translates to MDEEAFDDYDRELELALFREYRDVVSQFQYVVETERRFYLANDVNVVRRDTEHDFYFEISMSDVWVWDIYRADRFVKAVRVLTFKDVNVEELQRREFELPQELSLDGE; encoded by the coding sequence ATGGATGAGGAAGCCTTCGACGACTACGACCGCGAGCTCGAGCTCGCGCTGTTCCGCGAGTACCGAGACGTGGTCTCGCAGTTCCAGTACGTCGTCGAGACCGAGCGTCGGTTCTACCTGGCGAACGATGTGAACGTCGTGCGTCGCGACACGGAGCACGACTTCTACTTCGAGATCTCGATGAGCGATGTGTGGGTGTGGGACATCTACCGCGCCGATCGCTTCGTGAAGGCCGTGCGTGTGCTGACCTTCAAGGACGTCAACGTCGAGGAGCTGCAGCGCCGGGAGTTCGAACTTCCCCAGGAACTGTCGCTCGACGGCGAGTGA
- a CDS encoding YraN family protein: MAAKDDLGRAGEERAARHLVGAGYTLLDRNWRCAQGEIDIVALQGEDLVFVEVKTRRTIDYGHPFEAIDARKKRRMWGLAHAWAVAHPLHARGRRIRLDVVGIVGHDPSSGSLEHVADLV; the protein is encoded by the coding sequence ATGGCAGCGAAGGATGACCTCGGTAGAGCCGGGGAAGAACGGGCGGCGCGGCATCTCGTCGGCGCCGGGTACACACTCCTGGACCGCAACTGGCGTTGCGCGCAAGGTGAGATCGACATCGTGGCTCTTCAGGGCGAGGACCTCGTCTTCGTCGAGGTGAAGACGCGGCGGACGATCGACTACGGTCATCCGTTCGAGGCGATCGACGCGCGCAAGAAGCGGCGGATGTGGGGGCTCGCCCACGCATGGGCCGTCGCGCACCCGCTTCATGCTCGTGGGCGTCGGATCAGGCTCGATGTGGTGGGGATCGTCGGTCACGACCCGTCATCCGGTTCGCTCGAGCACGTGGCGGACCTCGTATGA
- a CDS encoding ribonuclease HII, with protein sequence MTVVSPTLTLERRILGDSALIISLDEVGRGALAGPVAVGAAVMDAAGARRRVPEGLRDSKLVTERRRPDVAERATAWVRASSVGWASAAEVDEVGIIRALGLAASRAVDAVVAQGTSTAGAVVLLDGNHDYLSAVHHSVLDVRPVIKGDRDCASVSAASVIAKVARDAHMADLHADYPQYQWDRNKGYASTEHREAIRTLGLSPLHRASWAIADAPALF encoded by the coding sequence ATGACGGTCGTTTCCCCGACCCTCACGCTCGAGCGGCGCATCCTCGGAGACAGCGCTCTGATCATCTCGCTCGACGAGGTCGGTCGCGGAGCGCTCGCGGGCCCGGTCGCGGTGGGCGCGGCGGTGATGGATGCCGCCGGAGCGCGACGTCGTGTGCCCGAGGGGCTCCGCGACTCCAAGCTCGTCACCGAGCGACGTCGACCCGACGTCGCGGAGCGGGCGACGGCATGGGTACGCGCCTCGTCGGTCGGATGGGCCAGTGCCGCGGAGGTCGACGAGGTCGGCATCATCCGGGCACTGGGTCTGGCCGCCTCCCGTGCCGTCGATGCGGTCGTCGCGCAGGGCACGTCGACCGCGGGGGCGGTCGTGCTGCTCGACGGGAACCATGACTATCTCTCTGCCGTGCATCATTCCGTACTCGACGTGCGTCCGGTGATCAAAGGCGATCGGGACTGCGCTTCCGTCTCGGCCGCATCCGTGATCGCGAAGGTCGCGCGCGACGCGCACATGGCCGACCTCCATGCCGACTACCCGCAGTACCAGTGGGATCGCAACAAGGGATATGCGAGCACCGAGCATCGAGAGGCCATCCGCACGCTCGGGCTCTCCCCGCTGCATCGTGCGTCGTGGGCGATCGCCGATGCTCCCGCCCTATTCTGA